Proteins from a genomic interval of Candidatus Deferrimicrobium borealis:
- a CDS encoding TPM domain-containing protein produces MDLKRIMRHLMATRWMVKRAFPRDTLTAIDEAIKASEAAHRGELRFVVEAALHVEPLLRGQSARERAIDVFSLLRMWDTERNNGVLIYLLLADRDVEIVADRGIDAKVGAQEWERICCKMEAAFRQADFEGGVVGGIQEVTRHLAGHFPPTGDDRNELADKPVVL; encoded by the coding sequence ATGGACTTGAAACGGATCATGAGGCACCTCATGGCGACCCGCTGGATGGTCAAGCGCGCTTTTCCCCGAGACACGCTGACCGCGATCGACGAGGCGATCAAGGCGAGCGAGGCCGCGCACCGGGGCGAGCTCCGGTTCGTGGTGGAAGCCGCGCTGCACGTCGAGCCGCTCCTGCGGGGTCAGTCCGCGAGGGAACGCGCGATCGACGTCTTTTCGCTGTTGCGGATGTGGGATACCGAACGGAACAACGGCGTGCTGATCTACCTGCTGCTCGCGGACCGGGACGTGGAGATCGTCGCCGACCGCGGGATCGACGCGAAGGTGGGCGCGCAGGAATGGGAGAGGATCTGCTGCAAAATGGAAGCCGCTTTCCGACAGGCGGACTTTGAAGGGGGCGTGGTCGGCGGCATCCAGGAGGTGACGCGGCACCTTGCGGGACATTTCCCCCCGACCGGCGACGACCGGAACGAATTGGCGGACAAACCGGTGGTGCTCTAG
- a CDS encoding AIR synthase family protein: MKTELPTIGKVSSEIFDEIILPQLGRKRPEILMGPRHGVDVGVVDLGHGQVMVTTTDPIFVVPPYGWERSGWFAIHILASDAVTSGIRPTYITMDLNLPLSMTREEFEAMWAVMHRECDKIGMAVISGHTGRYEGCGYPMIGGATVIGIGPKDRYVTPDMARLGDIVILTKGAAIEAAGLFAVTFPDRMVERYGEKAAREAEEVFWQMSIVEDAFTAIEAGVREDGVTTMHDATECGVWGGLFEVARASGVGMTIDKEKIIVQAAVRNVCDLFGIDPYSSISEGTLILTCKPHKAKEVIRRLGDKGIPASMVGEIVEPRQGMRVFEKGTSHELIHPKVDPFWAAFGKAASQGG, from the coding sequence ATGAAAACGGAGTTGCCGACGATCGGGAAGGTGTCTTCGGAAATCTTCGATGAGATCATCCTTCCCCAGTTGGGGCGGAAGCGCCCGGAAATCCTGATGGGACCGCGTCACGGGGTGGATGTCGGTGTCGTCGATCTCGGGCACGGGCAGGTGATGGTGACGACGACCGATCCCATCTTCGTCGTGCCGCCCTACGGGTGGGAGCGTTCCGGCTGGTTCGCGATCCACATCCTCGCTTCCGATGCGGTCACATCCGGAATCCGGCCGACCTACATCACCATGGACCTGAATCTCCCCTTGTCCATGACCCGGGAGGAGTTCGAGGCGATGTGGGCGGTGATGCACAGGGAGTGCGACAAGATCGGCATGGCCGTCATCTCCGGGCACACGGGCCGCTACGAAGGGTGTGGATACCCCATGATCGGCGGAGCCACCGTGATCGGCATCGGACCGAAGGACCGGTACGTGACCCCGGACATGGCGCGGTTGGGGGATATCGTCATCCTCACCAAGGGGGCGGCCATCGAGGCGGCCGGACTGTTCGCCGTCACCTTCCCCGACCGCATGGTGGAACGGTACGGGGAGAAGGCGGCACGGGAAGCCGAGGAGGTCTTCTGGCAGATGTCCATCGTGGAGGACGCCTTCACGGCGATCGAGGCCGGGGTGAGGGAAGACGGGGTGACCACCATGCACGACGCGACCGAGTGCGGGGTGTGGGGCGGTCTCTTCGAGGTTGCCCGGGCGTCGGGCGTCGGCATGACCATCGACAAGGAGAAGATCATCGTGCAGGCCGCGGTTCGAAACGTGTGCGACCTGTTCGGCATCGACCCGTATTCGTCGATCAGCGAGGGGACGCTGATCCTCACCTGCAAGCCGCACAAAGCGAAGGAAGTGATCCGGCGGTTGGGCGACAAGGGGATCCCGGCGAGCATGGTGGGGGAGATCGTGGAGCCGCGGCAGGGGATGCGTGTCTTCGAAAAGGGGACGTCCCATGAGCTGATCCATCCGAAGGTGGATCCGTTCTGGGCCGCCTTCGGGAAAGCGGCGTCGCAGGGCGGCTGA
- the thiE gene encoding thiamine phosphate synthase, whose amino-acid sequence MTDPVSPGLWRLHVLTDRKTSRGRSHLQVAEAAIAGGADVLQLRDKEAGSGRLYQEALQLRKLTRDAKVLFIVNDRLDVALAVDADGVHVGQSDLPASVVRRILGPGKILGVSVVTVEEAIRAEKDGADYLGVGPVFEARGTKPDTGVPLGVDCIARIRRRCRLPIVAIGGINAENARKVREAGADGAAVISAIVSADDISQATRQLKRILEETD is encoded by the coding sequence ATGACCGATCCTGTTTCTCCTGGCCTATGGAGGCTCCACGTCCTCACGGATCGGAAGACGAGCCGGGGCCGGTCCCATCTCCAGGTGGCGGAAGCGGCCATCGCGGGGGGAGCCGACGTCCTTCAGTTGCGTGACAAGGAAGCCGGGAGCGGCCGGCTTTACCAGGAGGCGCTGCAACTGCGGAAGCTCACCCGCGACGCGAAGGTCCTCTTCATCGTGAACGATCGCCTCGACGTCGCTTTGGCGGTCGACGCGGACGGGGTCCATGTCGGCCAGTCCGACCTGCCCGCGTCCGTGGTGCGGAGGATCCTGGGCCCCGGCAAGATCCTGGGGGTTTCGGTGGTAACGGTGGAGGAGGCCATCCGGGCGGAGAAGGATGGAGCGGATTACCTGGGGGTCGGCCCGGTGTTCGAGGCGCGGGGAACGAAGCCGGATACCGGCGTGCCCCTGGGCGTCGACTGCATCGCGCGGATCCGCCGTCGTTGCCGTCTGCCGATCGTCGCCATCGGGGGGATCAACGCCGAAAATGCCCGGAAGGTGAGGGAAGCCGGTGCGGACGGGGCGGCCGTGATCTCCGCGATCGTGTCCGCGGACGATATTTCACAGGCAACCAGGCAGTTGAAGCGAATACTTGAAGAAACGGATTAA
- the lpxC gene encoding UDP-3-O-acyl-N-acetylglucosamine deacetylase: MAHPGPILIVDDEASIRKSLEGVLSDEGYSCALASDGADALSRLESLRPSLVILDIWMPGMDGIETLRRMKAMQPDTPVIMMSGHATITTAIKATKVGASDFIEKPLELDVVLNAIRRALGTVDAARSPAEGDLAGPVDLRSAEGMPELQPLVFRSQTMPGALIPQRTLARSAVLYGQGLHSGRKSGLIFEPLGPDSGIHFAGVSDNRAVPAHLDFVESTGWATTIRLGTTHVATIEHVMSALNAYGVSNLLIKCNGEVPVLDGSSVEFCSLFEEVGFENQIGEWRGILVKEPIRIDAGKASIRLEPCDAFEIDYTLEYPAPVGKQRYVFRLEDPGTYRKEIAPARTFGFARDIGQLQRQGLALGGRFDNFVLFGEDGPINDALRFPDEPVRHKIMDMIGDLYLLGRRLQARVVAHMTGHTQNIAVLKKVRDMM; the protein is encoded by the coding sequence ATGGCGCATCCGGGCCCGATCCTGATCGTCGACGACGAGGCGAGCATCAGAAAATCGCTCGAGGGCGTTCTGAGCGACGAGGGGTATTCCTGCGCGCTCGCCAGCGATGGCGCCGATGCGCTTTCCCGGCTTGAATCGCTTCGTCCCTCGCTGGTGATTCTCGACATCTGGATGCCGGGAATGGACGGGATCGAGACGCTCCGGCGCATGAAGGCGATGCAACCGGATACGCCCGTGATCATGATGAGCGGGCACGCGACGATAACGACCGCGATCAAGGCGACCAAGGTCGGCGCGTCGGATTTCATCGAAAAACCGCTCGAACTCGATGTCGTGCTGAACGCGATCCGTCGGGCGCTCGGTACAGTAGATGCCGCCCGGAGTCCCGCCGAGGGGGATCTCGCCGGCCCGGTCGATCTCCGTTCGGCGGAGGGGATGCCGGAACTGCAGCCGCTGGTGTTCAGGAGCCAGACGATGCCCGGTGCCCTCATCCCCCAGCGGACGCTCGCCCGCAGCGCGGTTCTGTATGGGCAGGGACTCCATTCCGGCAGGAAGAGCGGCCTGATCTTCGAGCCGCTGGGTCCCGATTCGGGGATCCACTTCGCCGGGGTCTCCGACAACCGGGCGGTTCCCGCGCACCTCGATTTCGTCGAATCGACCGGGTGGGCCACGACGATCCGCCTCGGAACCACCCATGTCGCGACCATCGAGCATGTCATGTCCGCGCTCAACGCCTACGGGGTCAGCAATCTCCTCATCAAGTGCAACGGCGAGGTCCCCGTGCTGGACGGTTCGTCCGTGGAGTTCTGCTCCCTGTTCGAGGAAGTCGGCTTCGAGAACCAGATCGGGGAGTGGCGCGGGATCCTGGTGAAGGAACCGATCCGGATCGACGCCGGCAAGGCATCGATCCGTCTCGAGCCGTGCGACGCGTTCGAGATCGACTACACGCTCGAATACCCGGCCCCGGTCGGCAAGCAACGCTACGTCTTCCGTCTCGAGGACCCCGGAACCTACCGGAAGGAGATCGCCCCCGCCCGCACCTTCGGGTTCGCGCGGGACATCGGGCAATTGCAGCGGCAGGGGTTGGCTCTCGGCGGGCGCTTCGACAACTTCGTCCTCTTCGGGGAGGATGGACCGATCAACGACGCCCTTCGGTTCCCGGATGAGCCGGTGCGTCACAAGATCATGGACATGATCGGGGACCTCTACCTTCTCGGCCGGCGTTTGCAGGCGAGGGTGGTCGCCCACATGACCGGCCACACGCAGAATATCGCCGTGTTGAAAAAAGTTAGGGATATGATGTAA
- a CDS encoding DNA-3-methyladenine glycosylase has translation MAPDRVLSKTLPRAFYDRDTVAVARDLLGKQLIHVAGGVERIGRIVEVEAYLGPHDLASHSSRGLTARTGVMFGPPGHAYVYLVYGIHCCMNVVTEREGHASAVLIRAVEPVKNVEGSTRGPGRLCRAMQIDRRLNGHDLVSEDFFIADPHGAGAPRIVKRPRVGVDYAGRWARRHLRFYILGNPFISMP, from the coding sequence ATGGCGCCGGACCGTGTACTTTCAAAGACGCTCCCGCGCGCGTTTTACGATCGGGACACCGTGGCGGTCGCGAGGGACCTGCTGGGGAAACAGCTGATCCATGTAGCGGGCGGGGTGGAGAGGATCGGCAGGATCGTGGAGGTCGAGGCGTACCTGGGCCCGCACGACCTCGCCTCCCACTCCTCGCGAGGGCTCACCGCACGGACCGGGGTCATGTTCGGCCCGCCGGGGCACGCCTACGTCTACCTGGTGTACGGCATCCACTGCTGCATGAACGTCGTGACCGAGCGCGAGGGGCACGCCTCCGCCGTGCTGATCCGGGCCGTCGAACCGGTGAAGAATGTCGAAGGCTCCACCCGGGGCCCCGGCCGGCTCTGCAGGGCGATGCAGATCGACCGGCGCCTCAACGGGCACGACCTGGTCAGCGAAGATTTCTTCATCGCGGACCCGCACGGCGCCGGGGCGCCGAGGATCGTCAAGCGTCCCCGCGTGGGCGTCGACTACGCCGGGCGTTGGGCGAGAAGGCACCTGCGGTTCTACATCCTGGGGAACCCGTTCATCTCGATGCCATAA
- a CDS encoding alpha/beta hydrolase, which yields MSTIVAGGRRIEFTWHGPGPDVAATLVFLHDGIGCAATWRDFPAALAGETGCGALVYSRAGYGGSDPVALPRPLTYLHDEGFFALPELLDAAGVRHAFLVGHSDGGSIALLHASTPRSLRRVRGLLLEAPHVFCEEVSVRSIGKTRDEYLHGDLRTKLERHHGGNVDCAFWGWCRAWLDPGFLAWNIEDRLPAVTVPVLVVQGIDDPYGTLRQVEAIERQCGGPVRRCVLERCGHTPHREQRERTLSAMAAFIRAVGTG from the coding sequence ATGTCGACAATCGTGGCGGGCGGCCGCCGCATCGAGTTCACCTGGCACGGCCCCGGGCCGGACGTCGCCGCCACGCTCGTCTTCCTGCACGACGGCATCGGATGCGCCGCGACGTGGCGGGACTTCCCCGCGGCGCTCGCCGGAGAGACGGGGTGCGGCGCGCTCGTCTACAGCCGCGCCGGGTACGGCGGCTCCGATCCCGTCGCGCTTCCGCGACCGCTCACCTACCTGCACGACGAGGGGTTCTTCGCCCTTCCGGAACTGCTCGACGCGGCGGGAGTCCGCCACGCCTTTCTCGTCGGGCACAGCGACGGCGGTTCCATCGCCCTGCTGCACGCTTCGACGCCGCGGTCCCTGCGGAGGGTCCGCGGCCTGCTCCTCGAGGCGCCGCACGTCTTCTGCGAGGAGGTCAGCGTGCGCTCGATCGGGAAGACGCGCGACGAATACCTCCACGGCGACCTGAGGACGAAGCTCGAACGGCACCATGGCGGGAACGTCGATTGCGCCTTCTGGGGATGGTGCCGTGCCTGGCTCGACCCGGGGTTTCTCGCCTGGAACATCGAGGATCGCCTGCCCGCCGTCACGGTCCCCGTGCTCGTGGTCCAGGGGATCGACGATCCGTACGGGACCCTTCGCCAGGTCGAAGCGATCGAGCGGCAGTGCGGCGGGCCGGTCCGGCGCTGCGTCCTCGAGCGGTGCGGCCACACCCCGCATCGCGAACAGCGCGAACGGACGCTTTCCGCGATGGCCGCCTTCATCCGCGCGGTGGGAACGGGATAG
- a CDS encoding FecR domain-containing protein, translating into MRHTLFIAILLAAVLVPTWGHADADGTIGVVRNFAGSATVTRGWNVLPATTGTRLHVGDTLGTGPDGSLGVILRDNSSLSLGPSSSLVLRDFRFSPSEGQFGLLVRLSRGTMAYLSGLIGKLAPESARFETPTATIGIRGTHFAVKAGEPVSQ; encoded by the coding sequence ATGAGGCACACCTTGTTCATCGCGATTCTTCTGGCGGCCGTTTTGGTACCGACGTGGGGCCACGCCGACGCCGACGGGACCATCGGGGTGGTGCGCAACTTCGCGGGTTCGGCGACCGTCACCCGTGGGTGGAACGTTCTTCCGGCAACGACAGGAACCAGGCTTCACGTGGGGGACACCCTCGGCACGGGCCCCGACGGATCGCTCGGCGTCATCCTCCGGGACAATTCCTCCCTTTCGCTCGGGCCGTCAAGCAGCCTCGTCCTCCGGGACTTTCGCTTCTCGCCCTCCGAGGGACAGTTCGGCCTGCTGGTCCGCCTCTCCAGAGGGACCATGGCCTACCTCTCGGGCCTCATCGGGAAACTGGCGCCGGAGAGTGCCCGTTTCGAAACCCCGACGGCCACCATCGGCATCCGGGGGACCCACTTCGCCGTGAAGGCCGGAGAACCCGTATCGCAATAA
- the lexA gene encoding transcriptional repressor LexA, translated as MVAPLTPTQRRVLDFLREFVERHRFAPTAADIADRFGIAVKNGFYYLELLERKGYIRRKRHHPRRIEFVGENLLRSAVRVPVLGRVPAGGPREAIEEVQGELLLDPGLVGEGEVFSLRVKGDSMTGAHICDGDHVVVRSQARAEEGEIVVAVIDGEATVKRFRRWKGKVRLEAANPAYPAIVVPAGAPSFRIAGKVVGVYRKL; from the coding sequence ATGGTCGCCCCCCTGACCCCGACGCAGCGGCGGGTCCTCGACTTCCTCCGGGAATTCGTGGAGCGCCACCGGTTCGCCCCGACGGCCGCGGACATCGCGGACCGTTTCGGGATCGCCGTGAAGAACGGCTTCTACTACCTGGAGCTTCTGGAGCGCAAGGGGTACATCCGTCGCAAGCGCCACCACCCGCGCCGGATCGAATTCGTGGGGGAGAACCTCTTGCGGTCCGCCGTGCGCGTCCCGGTCCTGGGCCGGGTTCCCGCCGGGGGGCCGCGCGAGGCGATCGAGGAGGTCCAGGGGGAGCTTCTCCTCGATCCCGGACTGGTGGGGGAGGGCGAGGTCTTCTCCCTTCGCGTCAAGGGGGACAGCATGACGGGGGCCCACATCTGCGACGGGGATCACGTCGTCGTCCGGTCGCAGGCCCGCGCGGAGGAGGGGGAGATCGTCGTCGCCGTGATCGACGGCGAGGCCACCGTCAAGCGGTTCCGCCGATGGAAGGGGAAGGTCCGGCTCGAGGCCGCCAACCCGGCCTATCCGGCCATCGTCGTCCCCGCCGGCGCCCCCTCGTTCCGCATCGCCGGAAAAGTCGTCGGCGTCTACCGGAAATTGTAG